One genomic region from Candidatus Nanopelagicales bacterium encodes:
- a CDS encoding deoxyguanosinetriphosphate triphosphohydrolase, with protein MGPMDDRLATPSARQQVTPDSTPTVQAGYEARDRSRWVSETPKPSGRSDFARDRARVLHCSALRRLAAKTQVLVAGESDVPRTRLTHSLEVAQVARELGAALGCDPDLVDVAGLAHDLGHPPFGHNGEAALDRLGATCGGFEGNAQTFRVLTRLEAKVLGHSGSAGLNLTRAALDATAKYPWPRPGDGGKFGVYPEDMAVFEWMRQEAPERTPCVEAQVMDWADDVAYSVHDVDDAIQLGHLRPEALSSADERARVVDLARLWYIPEAAHDELLEALERLRGLPCWVGAFDGSMRCLAGVKAMTSELIGRFSVAAEAATRERWGPGPLTRYQASLEVPWSSRLEVAVMKAVAAHYVMCRDGAEAIYRQQGKVIEEVVHALGRREGRDLEPWLRPLWDFAPDDNARLRVVVDQVASLTDTSLLSWHRRIAT; from the coding sequence TCCAAAGCCCTCAGGTCGCTCTGATTTTGCCCGAGACCGCGCCCGAGTGCTGCATTGCTCGGCGCTTCGGCGACTGGCGGCGAAGACGCAGGTGCTTGTGGCCGGGGAATCCGACGTGCCGCGAACGCGACTTACTCACTCGCTGGAGGTCGCGCAGGTCGCGCGTGAGCTGGGAGCCGCGCTGGGCTGTGACCCCGACCTTGTAGACGTCGCCGGGCTGGCCCATGACCTCGGTCACCCTCCGTTCGGGCACAACGGTGAGGCGGCGCTGGATAGGCTCGGGGCCACGTGCGGCGGGTTCGAAGGCAACGCCCAGACGTTCCGCGTATTGACCAGGTTGGAAGCCAAGGTACTCGGGCACAGTGGAAGCGCGGGTCTGAATCTGACGAGGGCCGCGCTGGATGCGACCGCGAAATACCCCTGGCCCAGGCCCGGCGACGGCGGCAAGTTCGGGGTCTACCCGGAGGACATGGCCGTCTTCGAGTGGATGAGGCAGGAGGCACCTGAGCGGACTCCTTGCGTAGAGGCTCAGGTGATGGACTGGGCGGACGACGTGGCGTACTCGGTTCACGACGTGGACGACGCCATCCAGTTGGGCCATCTGCGCCCAGAGGCGTTGTCCAGCGCTGATGAACGCGCCCGCGTCGTAGACCTCGCCCGTCTGTGGTACATACCGGAGGCGGCTCACGATGAGCTTCTTGAAGCGCTGGAGCGACTGCGCGGCCTGCCTTGCTGGGTGGGGGCATTCGACGGTTCGATGCGCTGCCTGGCTGGTGTGAAGGCGATGACGAGTGAACTGATCGGGCGCTTCAGCGTGGCCGCCGAGGCTGCCACACGTGAGCGGTGGGGGCCGGGACCGTTGACTCGCTACCAGGCGTCGCTGGAGGTTCCATGGTCGTCGAGACTCGAAGTGGCGGTCATGAAGGCTGTCGCCGCCCACTACGTGATGTGCCGCGACGGGGCGGAGGCGATCTACCGTCAACAGGGGAAGGTGATCGAGGAGGTCGTGCATGCGCTGGGTCGCCGGGAGGGCAGGGATCTCGAGCCCTGGCTGCGGCCGCTTTGGGACTTCGCTCCCGACGACAACGCGCGCTTACGTGTAGTTGTCGACCAGGTGGCAAGTCTGACGGACACGTCGCTGTTGTCCTGGCACCGTAGGATCGCGACATGA